A single genomic interval of uncultured Pseudodesulfovibrio sp. harbors:
- the bioB gene encoding biotin synthase BioB, producing the protein MSLKAIYRKVLDGTQLADSDIHFIINLPQDRLEELLSCAHGIRTARFGNTLGLCAIINAKSGTCSEDCSFCAQSGHHSTQSPEYPLLPPEEIVAAGAAAQQHGVTRFGVVASGKKVGNQDLEGFTEAVRGLAAMGMAPDLSPGILDHSQLKSLKKAGLKGYHHNLETSASFFPKMCSTHSYEEDVNAVRSGLKAGLYVCSGGIFGIGESWDDRVELALTLKELGVQSVPINFLHPIPGTPLEARDVLKPEEALRIVALYRFLLPDRALRICGGRLTVFGETRKKELLKSGASGLMVGDYLTTTGGDTTSDLEEIATAGLQPENRKHEK; encoded by the coding sequence ATGAGCCTGAAAGCCATATACCGCAAGGTTCTTGACGGAACACAGCTTGCGGATTCCGACATACATTTCATAATAAACCTGCCGCAGGACCGGCTTGAAGAGCTGCTCTCCTGCGCGCACGGCATCCGCACGGCACGGTTCGGCAACACGCTCGGCCTGTGCGCCATTATCAACGCCAAGTCCGGCACCTGCTCCGAAGATTGTTCCTTCTGTGCACAATCCGGGCACCACAGCACCCAAAGCCCTGAATATCCACTGCTTCCGCCTGAGGAAATAGTGGCTGCCGGAGCTGCCGCACAACAACACGGCGTCACCCGTTTCGGCGTAGTAGCCAGCGGGAAAAAGGTGGGAAACCAAGACCTTGAAGGGTTTACCGAGGCCGTTCGGGGACTGGCCGCCATGGGCATGGCTCCGGACCTCTCCCCCGGAATTCTCGACCATTCCCAATTAAAATCGTTGAAAAAAGCCGGGTTGAAAGGCTATCATCACAATCTGGAAACATCGGCATCCTTCTTTCCGAAGATGTGCTCCACGCATTCCTACGAGGAAGACGTGAATGCGGTGCGTAGCGGCCTCAAGGCCGGATTGTACGTCTGCTCCGGCGGCATCTTCGGCATAGGCGAAAGCTGGGACGACCGGGTCGAACTGGCGCTGACACTGAAAGAACTCGGCGTACAGTCCGTACCGATCAATTTCCTGCATCCCATCCCCGGCACACCGCTGGAGGCCCGGGATGTGCTGAAACCGGAAGAGGCGCTGCGGATTGTCGCGCTGTACCGTTTTCTGCTGCCGGACCGGGCGTTGCGTATCTGCGGCGGCCGCCTGACAGTGTTCGGCGAAACACGAAAGAAGGAACTGCTCAAGTCCGGGGCCAGCGGCCTGATGGTCGGGGATTACCTGACCACCACGGGCGGCGACACCACCTCGGACCTTGAAGAAATTGCAACAGCCGGATTGCAACCGGAGAACCGCAAGCATGAGAAATAA
- the rsmI gene encoding 16S rRNA (cytidine(1402)-2'-O)-methyltransferase → MTSDGKLWVVATPLGNTDDLSPRARNILMDADVILAEDTRRAGLLFKRLELERHGRLMSFFEHNEDKRLPKVLEFLEDGLSVALISDAGTPLLSDPGFTLVRACREQGFAVSPVPGPSAPVVALSASGLPPLPYTFLGFTPRRKSQTEKLFATHRDTGATLVFFERKSRLAGTLEIAGEVLGDREFCVARELTKEYEEFLRGTLGSLDQFDCELRGELTVIIGPAGESGPTSEEDILRLADEEREQGGKPKEIARRVAARATGWTAKEVYAALRG, encoded by the coding sequence ATGACGAGTGACGGAAAACTGTGGGTCGTGGCGACCCCGCTGGGCAATACGGACGACCTGTCGCCCCGCGCCCGGAACATACTGATGGACGCAGATGTGATTCTGGCGGAAGACACGCGTCGGGCCGGACTGCTGTTCAAGCGACTGGAGCTTGAGCGCCACGGTCGGTTGATGAGCTTCTTTGAACACAACGAAGACAAGCGGCTGCCCAAGGTGCTCGAATTTCTGGAAGACGGCCTGTCCGTGGCCCTGATCTCCGATGCCGGGACGCCCCTGCTTTCCGATCCGGGGTTCACACTGGTCCGCGCCTGCCGCGAACAAGGCTTTGCCGTCTCTCCCGTGCCCGGTCCCAGCGCCCCGGTGGTCGCGCTGTCCGCATCCGGCCTGCCGCCCCTGCCGTATACCTTTCTGGGCTTCACCCCACGGCGGAAGTCCCAAACCGAAAAACTCTTTGCAACCCACCGCGACACCGGAGCCACGCTGGTCTTCTTTGAACGCAAGTCGCGTCTTGCCGGAACGCTTGAGATTGCAGGCGAAGTGCTCGGCGACCGCGAATTCTGCGTGGCCCGCGAACTGACCAAGGAATACGAGGAATTTCTGCGCGGCACGCTGGGCAGCCTCGACCAGTTCGACTGCGAGCTGCGCGGCGAACTCACGGTCATCATCGGTCCGGCAGGTGAATCCGGCCCGACCAGCGAAGAAGACATCCTGCGTCTGGCAGACGAAGAGCGGGAACAGGGCGGCAAGCCCAAGGAAATCGCCCGACGGGTGGCGGCACGCGCTACCGGATGGACAGCCAAGGAAGTATACGCGGCCCTGCGGGGATAA
- a CDS encoding YraN family protein, which yields MLFLHPMDFLRKLTPTKRRGNLGEAAAARYLESRGMRVLDRNWRFRQWELDLVCKDGDTIVFVEVKTRGAGTMGTPADGLNRKKQERLVKAASQYLTKKDLWDEPCRFDLAAVVDTGSSMDVEHVANAFDLTGMNI from the coding sequence GTGCTATTTCTTCACCCCATGGACTTCCTGCGAAAACTCACGCCGACAAAGCGGCGCGGCAACCTCGGCGAGGCGGCTGCGGCCAGATACCTCGAAAGCCGTGGGATGCGCGTACTGGACCGTAACTGGCGGTTCCGGCAATGGGAACTGGACCTTGTCTGCAAGGACGGCGATACCATAGTATTCGTGGAAGTGAAAACACGCGGGGCCGGGACCATGGGAACCCCTGCGGACGGTCTGAACCGAAAGAAACAGGAGCGGCTGGTCAAGGCCGCCAGCCAGTATCTCACCAAGAAAGACCTGTGGGACGAGCCGTGCCGGTTCGACCTCGCGGCAGTCGTGGACACGGGTTCGTCCATGGATGTCGAGCATGTTGCAAACGCCTTTGACCTGACGGGAATGAATATATGA
- a CDS encoding cobalamin biosynthesis protein, which translates to MEGGCAGASVFPLFDAPVTCYIPRMPNNTDVAVYALTRQGLILANRLAIELGGTVFAARRIAEGAGVQPFDSLPELVAENFLRFSGHVFVAAAGIVVRCIAPHLAGKDRDPAVVCLDQEGRFAVSLLSGHLGGANDLAVRCARVAGGQPVVTTATDSAGLPSLDVLAASRELEIGNLDRVKVVNGALLDKQPVQVYDPEACLGLAKDALFLPVNHQNDWQIGEPGVWVSWKEDCPDPEALRLYPRVLMLGVGCRRGVGRDEIYSHVVNVFEAAGLSLRSVAGLGSVDVKADEAGLLEAAADLGVEPVFFAKERLDAVDAPNPSGTVMRRMGIGSVSEAAAILLSKGGSLLVEKTKTRTVTLAVARRK; encoded by the coding sequence ATGGAAGGAGGGTGTGCCGGGGCGTCCGTCTTTCCCCTTTTCGATGCACCCGTGACCTGTTACATTCCGAGGATGCCGAACAATACCGATGTCGCTGTCTATGCCCTGACTCGTCAGGGGCTGATTCTTGCCAATCGCCTTGCCATCGAGCTGGGCGGGACGGTCTTTGCTGCCCGACGCATTGCCGAGGGGGCCGGTGTGCAGCCGTTTGATTCATTGCCTGAGCTGGTGGCGGAAAACTTTTTGCGGTTCAGCGGACATGTTTTCGTTGCTGCGGCGGGCATTGTGGTGCGCTGCATTGCACCGCATCTGGCGGGCAAGGACCGGGACCCGGCAGTGGTTTGCCTTGATCAGGAAGGGCGGTTCGCGGTGAGTCTGCTGTCCGGTCATCTGGGCGGGGCCAACGATCTGGCCGTGCGGTGTGCCCGTGTCGCGGGCGGTCAGCCTGTGGTGACCACGGCAACGGATTCCGCGGGACTGCCTTCACTGGATGTCCTTGCGGCGTCCAGAGAGCTGGAGATCGGCAATCTTGATAGGGTCAAGGTCGTCAATGGCGCGCTGCTGGATAAACAGCCTGTGCAGGTTTACGACCCGGAAGCTTGCCTCGGGTTGGCGAAAGATGCGCTTTTTTTGCCGGTCAATCATCAAAACGACTGGCAGATCGGTGAACCCGGCGTCTGGGTGTCGTGGAAGGAAGATTGTCCTGACCCGGAAGCGTTGCGTCTCTATCCCCGTGTGCTGATGCTCGGGGTCGGGTGCCGGCGCGGCGTTGGACGGGATGAAATTTATTCGCACGTTGTCAACGTGTTCGAGGCGGCCGGACTGTCGCTTCGGTCCGTGGCCGGACTGGGCAGCGTGGACGTGAAAGCGGATGAAGCCGGATTGCTTGAGGCGGCGGCTGACCTCGGTGTTGAGCCGGTGTTTTTTGCAAAGGAACGGCTTGACGCGGTGGACGCGCCCAACCCTTCGGGGACGGTGATGCGGCGCATGGGCATCGGTTCGGTGTCCGAGGCCGCGGCGATACTGCTGTCAAAGGGCGGCAGTCTGCTTGTGGAGAAAACCAAAACCAGAACCGTCACGCTGGCCGTGGCGCGGAGAAAATAG
- the cobJ gene encoding precorrin-3B C(17)-methyltransferase, with protein MLTAVSLGPGDESLLTPAAREAIENADVVAGYKGYIALVPPELLEGREVVSTGMMGEVERARQAIESARAGRRTVMVCSGDAGIYAMAGLLLELLEADGLLDEVPFEVVPGIPAFNAAAALLGAPLMHDFASVSLSDLLTPWEVIEKRLRLAGEADFVIALYNPRSKKRSDHLRKALDIIGESRDGDTPVGVVGRAYREGQSVHLTTLESLEPEMVDMQTVLIVGNSATRETGGRMLTPRGYHRKYDIKTTG; from the coding sequence ATGCTGACAGCTGTGAGTCTGGGACCGGGCGACGAAAGCCTGCTCACCCCGGCGGCGCGCGAGGCCATTGAGAATGCCGATGTCGTAGCCGGATACAAGGGATATATCGCGCTGGTGCCGCCTGAACTGCTTGAAGGCCGGGAAGTGGTTTCCACCGGCATGATGGGCGAGGTGGAACGCGCGCGGCAGGCCATTGAATCGGCACGCGCAGGCCGCCGGACCGTGATGGTGTGCAGCGGGGATGCGGGAATCTACGCCATGGCGGGGCTGCTGCTCGAACTGCTTGAAGCCGACGGGCTGCTTGATGAGGTTCCGTTTGAAGTGGTGCCCGGTATTCCGGCATTCAATGCGGCGGCCGCCCTACTCGGTGCGCCGCTGATGCACGATTTCGCGTCCGTGAGCCTGAGTGATCTGCTCACGCCGTGGGAAGTCATCGAAAAACGGCTTCGACTGGCGGGGGAGGCGGATTTTGTGATAGCATTGTACAATCCCCGGTCGAAAAAGCGGAGTGATCATCTGCGAAAAGCGCTTGATATCATAGGTGAAAGCCGGGATGGCGACACGCCGGTCGGAGTGGTTGGTCGGGCGTATCGGGAAGGGCAGAGCGTGCACCTGACAACGCTGGAGTCGCTTGAGCCTGAGATGGTTGACATGCAAACCGTGTTGATTGTTGGCAATTCGGCGACCCGTGAAACCGGGGGGCGGATGCTCACTCCGCGCGGTTATCACCGGAAATACGATATCAAAACCACCGGGTAA
- a CDS encoding cytochrome c3 family protein → MKKSLIISLMVAALVCVFALPAVIAGNAPADNMVLKAPEGVKMTKAPVDFSHKGHEGYGIDCMVCHHKAASKDAITGCTAEGCHVDASKAAKKDPKGFYQAWHSKKADASCLGCHKKEKKAGKKDIPVSCKSCHPKK, encoded by the coding sequence ATGAAGAAATCTCTTATCATCAGCCTGATGGTTGCCGCTCTGGTATGTGTTTTCGCACTGCCCGCAGTGATCGCTGGCAACGCCCCGGCTGACAACATGGTCCTGAAGGCTCCCGAGGGCGTCAAAATGACCAAGGCTCCCGTGGACTTTTCTCACAAGGGTCACGAAGGTTACGGAATCGACTGTATGGTCTGCCATCACAAGGCAGCTTCCAAGGACGCCATCACCGGTTGTACCGCTGAAGGTTGTCACGTTGACGCCAGCAAGGCCGCCAAGAAAGACCCCAAGGGCTTCTACCAGGCTTGGCACAGCAAGAAAGCTGACGCTTCCTGCCTCGGTTGCCACAAGAAAGAAAAGAAAGCCGGCAAGAAAGACATCCCCGTGTCCTGTAAGTCTTGCCACCCCAAGAAGTAA
- a CDS encoding phosphotransferase, whose protein sequence is MKDHLSLWGLTPAHVRDDIPLPGSPERCVVRWAIEDSDGAVWMLEQLRPGQFDRRERIGRALAALNKSGLPLAPYRPGPDGRFVIEQDDFHWQLSPFISGDPLPQPDFVDHADRGRNLGIFLADLRRAGSSIREFDTQPRFDLEAYVNELMAAIHPRDPETYTGLAPILPVLAPLFDAWNDLPASLGHGDFHPLNIIWQGHAIGAVVDWEFAGIRPALFDAANTLGCVGIEDPYALVKGLAPAMLITLHDEECLDAVSLTLLPQMILGLRFAWMSEWLRKQDREMIEMEVRYMRLLANSLDSLLPAWEKGLGISPTD, encoded by the coding sequence ATGAAAGACCATCTCTCCCTGTGGGGACTGACGCCGGCACATGTGCGGGACGACATTCCCCTGCCCGGAAGCCCGGAACGTTGCGTCGTCCGCTGGGCGATCGAAGACTCTGACGGTGCGGTCTGGATGCTTGAACAGCTCCGCCCCGGCCAGTTCGACCGCCGGGAACGCATTGGGCGCGCCCTCGCGGCTCTGAACAAGTCAGGTCTCCCGCTTGCCCCGTACCGCCCCGGACCGGATGGCCGGTTCGTCATTGAGCAGGACGATTTTCACTGGCAACTTTCCCCGTTCATCTCCGGCGATCCACTCCCCCAGCCCGACTTCGTGGACCATGCCGACCGGGGACGCAATCTCGGTATCTTTCTCGCCGACCTGCGCCGTGCGGGGAGCAGCATCCGCGAATTTGACACGCAGCCGCGGTTCGACCTTGAAGCCTACGTCAACGAACTCATGGCCGCCATACATCCACGGGATCCGGAAACATACACCGGGCTTGCCCCGATTCTGCCCGTGCTCGCCCCGCTGTTCGATGCATGGAACGACCTTCCGGCCAGCCTCGGTCACGGCGATTTTCATCCGCTCAACATCATCTGGCAGGGGCATGCAATCGGTGCGGTCGTGGACTGGGAATTTGCCGGAATCCGCCCCGCGCTTTTCGATGCGGCCAACACCCTCGGGTGCGTGGGCATTGAAGACCCGTATGCCCTTGTAAAGGGACTGGCCCCGGCAATGCTCATCACCCTGCATGACGAAGAATGCCTCGATGCAGTGAGCCTCACCCTGCTGCCGCAGATGATACTCGGCTTGCGCTTCGCATGGATGTCCGAGTGGCTACGCAAACAGGATCGCGAGATGATTGAAATGGAAGTGCGGTACATGCGACTGCTCGCCAACAGCCTCGACTCATTGCTGCCCGCGTGGGAAAAGGGACTGGGAATAAGCCCGACGGATTGA
- a CDS encoding SDR family NAD(P)-dependent oxidoreductase — MTSLRNKTLVLTGASRGIGKALALELATQGVNLVIGARSDAKLLKVRDECRQFGIKAECISGDVSSSNVAQELVHVANELGDFYGFIHAAGVLAPGPSIWELNKTRFHEVMDASVSAAHQLIRHAVPLMLWRGEGLAVFFGSGAADRPQPGIGAYCAAKAAEEHLARQLAAEAPPVTSIIWRPGVVETRMQSEARNCKGGSARPLRKTFKSWKDAGLLLTPEQSAQALVEFLTNDPRAHNGEIVDIRDL; from the coding sequence ATGACTTCGCTCAGGAATAAAACCCTCGTGCTCACCGGAGCCTCAAGAGGTATCGGAAAGGCATTGGCACTGGAACTCGCCACCCAAGGCGTGAACCTCGTGATCGGCGCCCGATCCGATGCCAAGCTGCTGAAGGTCCGTGACGAGTGCAGGCAGTTCGGCATCAAGGCCGAATGCATTAGCGGCGACGTATCCTCTTCCAATGTGGCGCAGGAACTCGTGCACGTCGCCAATGAACTCGGCGATTTTTACGGTTTCATTCATGCGGCAGGCGTACTCGCTCCCGGCCCGTCGATCTGGGAACTGAACAAGACCCGGTTTCACGAGGTCATGGACGCCTCAGTCTCCGCCGCCCATCAGCTAATCCGGCATGCCGTTCCCCTCATGCTCTGGCGCGGTGAAGGGCTGGCCGTCTTTTTCGGCTCCGGCGCTGCGGACAGGCCGCAACCCGGCATCGGCGCATATTGTGCTGCCAAGGCTGCGGAAGAGCATCTGGCCCGACAACTGGCAGCCGAGGCTCCGCCCGTTACCTCGATCATCTGGCGTCCCGGCGTCGTGGAAACACGCATGCAATCCGAAGCCCGCAACTGCAAAGGCGGCAGCGCCCGCCCCCTTCGCAAGACATTCAAATCATGGAAGGACGCAGGCCTGCTGCTGACACCGGAACAGTCCGCACAGGCGCTGGTCGAATTTCTCACCAACGACCCGCGTGCCCACAACGGCGAAATCGTGGACATCAGGGACCTGTAA
- a CDS encoding aminotransferase class I/II-fold pyridoxal phosphate-dependent enzyme: MSLKVSSRRHLVAQSEIRSMSIECARVGGINLAQGVCDLPVPEVVIQGAQDAMDRGTNIYTRFDGRYELRKAIADKQKRFTGMEVDPDGQVVASAGATGAFYAACLALLEEGDEVIVFEPYYGYHIVTMASLGIKPVYVTLEPPDWGFSAQSLEDAVTAKTRAIILNTPSNPAGKVFSREELGIIADFAEAHDIFVFTDEIYEHFVFDGHEHISPATLPGMARRTITISGLSKVFAITGWRLGYAICDPEWALAIGHFSDLVYVCAPAPLQIGAARGLAELGPDYYQSVSDDHQHKRDLFCDTLRDIGLTPHVPDGAYYTLADVTSLPGDTARERALYLLEKTGVACVPGSAFYQGAVGESLARFCFAKEMDILEDAMQRLRSL, translated from the coding sequence ATGTCATTGAAAGTAAGCAGCCGCCGCCATTTGGTGGCCCAATCGGAAATTCGCAGCATGTCCATCGAATGCGCCCGCGTGGGCGGCATCAACCTTGCCCAGGGCGTTTGCGATCTGCCCGTGCCGGAAGTTGTCATTCAGGGAGCGCAGGACGCAATGGACCGCGGAACCAATATTTATACCCGCTTTGACGGGCGGTATGAATTGCGAAAGGCCATTGCCGACAAGCAGAAGCGGTTTACCGGAATGGAAGTGGATCCCGATGGGCAGGTCGTAGCCTCTGCCGGTGCCACCGGTGCGTTTTACGCCGCGTGTCTCGCCTTGCTGGAAGAAGGCGACGAGGTCATCGTGTTCGAGCCTTACTACGGCTATCATATCGTGACTATGGCCTCGCTGGGCATCAAGCCGGTGTACGTGACGCTTGAGCCGCCGGACTGGGGTTTCAGCGCACAGTCGCTCGAAGATGCGGTCACGGCAAAGACCCGGGCCATCATCCTGAACACGCCGTCCAATCCGGCGGGCAAGGTGTTTTCCCGAGAAGAGCTCGGCATCATTGCCGATTTTGCTGAAGCGCATGATATTTTCGTGTTCACAGATGAAATATACGAGCATTTCGTTTTCGACGGTCATGAGCATATTTCTCCGGCGACACTGCCGGGAATGGCGCGGAGAACCATTACCATCTCCGGTCTCTCCAAGGTGTTCGCCATCACGGGGTGGCGGCTGGGGTATGCCATCTGCGATCCCGAATGGGCGCTCGCCATCGGGCATTTCAGCGATCTGGTCTATGTCTGCGCTCCGGCTCCATTGCAGATAGGCGCGGCACGCGGGCTGGCCGAACTCGGTCCCGACTATTATCAGTCAGTGTCCGACGACCATCAGCACAAACGCGACCTGTTCTGTGATACACTGCGGGATATCGGACTGACGCCGCATGTCCCGGACGGTGCATATTATACGCTTGCCGATGTGACGTCGCTGCCCGGTGACACGGCAAGGGAGCGCGCTTTGTATCTGCTGGAAAAGACGGGTGTGGCATGTGTGCCCGGTTCGGCGTTTTATCAGGGCGCAGTGGGCGAGTCCTTGGCGCGGTTCTGCTTTGCCAAGGAAATGGATATACTCGAAGACGCGATGCAGCGACTCAGGAGCCTGTAA
- a CDS encoding TraR/DksA C4-type zinc finger protein produces the protein MNEKQRQEFRKYAQDEIEALKLEIPRLKELLKPVAPDNSIGRISRMDNIVNQSVAEAQLSKAKIRVARLEEALRRVDEDEDFGLCIDCGDPIPMARLKAMPETEHCVECAE, from the coding sequence ATGAATGAAAAACAGAGACAGGAATTCAGGAAATACGCGCAGGATGAGATAGAGGCTTTGAAGCTGGAGATTCCCCGTCTCAAGGAACTGCTCAAGCCGGTTGCCCCGGATAATTCCATCGGACGGATTTCACGGATGGACAACATCGTGAACCAGTCGGTTGCCGAGGCGCAGCTTTCCAAGGCGAAGATTCGTGTTGCCCGTCTGGAAGAGGCGCTTCGCCGCGTGGACGAGGACGAGGATTTCGGCCTGTGTATCGATTGCGGCGACCCCATCCCCATGGCCCGCCTCAAGGCCATGCCCGAGACGGAGCACTGTGTGGAGTGTGCTGAATAG
- the dapF gene encoding diaminopimelate epimerase: MTIFGTSIPFYKMQGCGNDFVVIDNREAGISESAMATWAEKVCARAFGISADGLFFLEESDDPVLDYRWHFYNSDGSRAEMCGNASRCAGKLAHAIGLAPAEHTFGTDAGPIRAKVILDGPDAGRVKVQLTPPVGQETNIKLDIDGEPLTVHFADTGVPHVVVFVDDIEALDIMDIGPKIRYHDHFAPAGTNVNFAQVKDENTMLLRTYERGVEAETYACGTGASATQLLANALGLTDAHADLTTTGGEVLTVFLEDGNVFLQGAAELTFKGDLFLEPLGLI; this comes from the coding sequence ATGACGATATTCGGCACTTCCATACCTTTCTATAAAATGCAGGGCTGCGGCAACGATTTCGTAGTGATCGACAACCGCGAGGCTGGCATCAGTGAGTCCGCCATGGCGACATGGGCTGAAAAAGTCTGTGCCCGAGCTTTTGGCATCAGCGCCGATGGTCTGTTTTTCCTTGAGGAATCCGACGACCCCGTCCTTGATTACCGTTGGCATTTCTATAATTCCGACGGCTCCCGTGCCGAAATGTGCGGCAACGCCTCCCGCTGTGCAGGAAAGCTGGCCCATGCCATCGGGCTGGCCCCGGCAGAACACACCTTTGGCACGGATGCCGGACCCATCCGTGCGAAGGTGATCCTCGACGGCCCGGACGCAGGACGCGTCAAGGTGCAGCTCACCCCGCCGGTCGGACAGGAAACCAACATCAAGCTCGACATTGACGGTGAGCCCCTGACCGTCCACTTCGCCGACACGGGCGTGCCCCACGTCGTCGTGTTCGTTGATGACATCGAAGCGCTGGACATCATGGATATCGGTCCCAAGATTCGGTATCACGACCACTTCGCGCCCGCCGGAACCAATGTCAATTTCGCACAGGTCAAGGACGAGAACACCATGCTGCTCCGCACCTACGAGCGCGGTGTCGAAGCCGAAACCTACGCATGCGGAACCGGAGCCTCGGCAACCCAGTTGCTCGCCAACGCGCTCGGCCTGACCGACGCCCATGCCGATCTCACCACCACCGGCGGTGAAGTGCTGACCGTATTTCTTGAAGATGGAAACGTATTTCTACAGGGAGCTGCGGAACTGACGTTCAAGGGAGATTTGTTCCTTGAACCGCTCGGTCTCATTTAG
- a CDS encoding DUF116 domain-containing protein, with amino-acid sequence MKQTKHVRRARKRLFVGLISGTCFVFCLFLAALWVIPTIGLDNIHPAATWVLGIIVLLLILFVSVAYWGLFLNIVTKKPLPGARRFRGLTVKLFLPVMVLLGKALGIRKENIMLSFISVNNELVQAEATRYKPEEVLLLMPHCLQNSKCDRRLTYDINNCVRCGKCPIAGLLDLHDKYGVNLAIATGGTIARRIVVQMRPKMIIAVACYRDLSSGIQDTYPLPVFGVLNERPHGPCLDTTVSHYLLEEALFRFLKPEYLQGKTPGIGRMISTAQGTQL; translated from the coding sequence ATGAAACAGACCAAGCACGTACGTCGAGCCAGAAAACGGCTGTTTGTCGGTCTCATCAGCGGAACATGTTTCGTGTTCTGCCTGTTTCTCGCCGCGCTCTGGGTGATTCCGACCATCGGTCTGGACAACATTCATCCCGCCGCGACATGGGTGCTCGGAATCATCGTGCTCCTGCTCATTCTCTTTGTCAGCGTAGCCTACTGGGGCCTGTTCCTAAACATCGTCACGAAAAAACCGCTGCCCGGAGCACGCCGTTTCCGCGGCCTGACAGTCAAACTCTTCCTGCCGGTCATGGTTCTGCTCGGCAAGGCGCTCGGCATCAGAAAAGAGAACATCATGCTCTCCTTCATCAGCGTCAACAACGAGCTGGTGCAGGCCGAAGCAACACGCTACAAGCCCGAGGAAGTGCTCCTGCTCATGCCGCACTGCCTCCAGAATTCCAAATGCGACCGCCGCCTGACGTACGACATCAACAACTGCGTCCGCTGCGGCAAATGCCCTATTGCCGGACTGCTTGACCTGCACGACAAGTACGGCGTCAATCTCGCCATCGCCACAGGCGGCACCATCGCCCGCCGCATCGTTGTCCAAATGCGCCCGAAGATGATCATCGCCGTGGCCTGCTACCGCGACCTCTCAAGCGGCATTCAGGATACCTATCCCCTGCCCGTCTTCGGCGTGCTCAACGAACGCCCGCACGGTCCCTGCCTCGACACAACGGTCTCCCACTACCTGCTCGAAGAAGCCCTGTTCCGCTTCCTGAAACCCGAGTACCTTCAAGGCAAGACTCCCGGCATCGGTCGGATGATTTCCACGGCACAGGGCACGCAGCTCTAA